Proteins encoded within one genomic window of Saccharopolyspora pogona:
- a CDS encoding isocitrate lyase/PEP mutase family protein, with protein sequence MTIIQQDKAKIFHSLHAERAPLVLPNAWDSASARLVEDAGATAVATTSAGVAWSLGAADGNALDRRLAIELIARVAAAVDLPVTADIESGFAENPDGVGETIRLVLDAGAIGVNIEDGVGPSLRPVEEQVARIAAARAAADAAQIPLFINARTDPFLRPVHDDPAERLRDAIARAAAYAEAGADGIFVPGTTDVAVISELATNIERPLNVLARPGAPTVAELAEAGAARISLGAAVAQAAYAVARRGIREALEHGSYDTLADAVDFSDFNALFRN encoded by the coding sequence ATGACGATCATCCAGCAGGACAAGGCGAAGATCTTCCACTCACTGCACGCCGAACGGGCGCCGCTGGTCCTGCCCAACGCCTGGGACTCGGCCAGTGCACGGCTCGTCGAGGACGCCGGGGCGACGGCAGTGGCGACCACGAGCGCGGGCGTCGCGTGGAGCCTCGGTGCCGCCGACGGCAACGCGCTCGACCGACGGCTCGCCATCGAGCTGATCGCGCGCGTCGCCGCCGCCGTCGACCTGCCGGTCACCGCCGACATCGAGAGCGGCTTCGCCGAAAACCCCGATGGCGTCGGGGAAACCATCCGCCTGGTGCTGGACGCCGGCGCGATCGGCGTCAACATCGAAGACGGTGTCGGACCGTCGCTTCGCCCGGTCGAAGAGCAGGTCGCGCGCATCGCCGCGGCTCGCGCGGCGGCCGACGCCGCGCAAATCCCGCTGTTCATCAACGCGCGCACCGATCCCTTCCTCCGTCCCGTGCACGACGATCCGGCAGAGCGGTTGCGCGATGCCATCGCCCGCGCGGCCGCCTATGCGGAGGCCGGCGCGGACGGGATCTTCGTTCCCGGAACGACCGATGTCGCGGTGATCTCCGAGCTGGCGACGAACATCGAACGGCCGTTGAACGTCCTGGCCCGCCCTGGCGCGCCCACCGTCGCGGAACTGGCCGAGGCCGGAGCCGCTCGCATCAGCCTCGGCGCGGCAGTCGCGCAGGCCGCATATGCCGTGGCGCGCCGGGGGATCCGGGAAGCGCTGGAGCACGGCAGCTACGACACGCTCGCCGACGCGGTGGACTTCTCGGACTTCAACGCCCTGTTCCGAAATTGA